From the genome of Setaria viridis chromosome 1, Setaria_viridis_v4.0, whole genome shotgun sequence:
GATTCACCAGGTTTGGAGCCCTTGTTCTTCTTGATGAAATCGATGATCTCCTCAGCAGTTCTTCCACGTTCATATGATAGGAGGTTTCCAGCAGATGAGTAGAAATACATGGTTGGGTAGCCCTCGACTGCGAAATCTGGTGGTATGTCATTGGTGGTAGCATCCTGCAAAGCCAAAAGGAATTGCGGTGGATGAACATACTTTTTTTTGCTAAACGAAACATTGTGTTAACCTGGGACTTGGACACGGCACGAATTCAACATATGCCCGAATGGTCCTGTGACGTTCAGCAGTTTTGTCTAAGATTCTGGACGCAAATGAAATATAAGCATTATAATTCACTTGACTTCATTTTCAATCATATATCCTCTTATAATTTATTAGCACTGAGATTCTTATTATCCTACAACCGCCTGGCAGGAATGGTTGCAGAAGATGCACTATATAAAGTATGCATAAAAGCATGTTGATCGTGAAGATATCAAATGGGAAGTGAAGCAATGAAGAAAAATGATTCAATCAGGATCCTATTGTACATTACCATCTTTGCAATGATCACATCTTCATCATTCTGCAACGAAATTGCAACTTCGTCCAAGATTGGGGCCAGCTTCTGGCAATGGCCACACCACGGTGCATAAATCTCAAGAAGCACTACGACAAATATCAGTTATTCATAACCAACTCATGAATTCTTAAAATTGCAATGGCAACAAAATAAGCATCAAGCATCTAGTAAAAGACTTTATATGTAAATCAAAACTTAAGCAACAAATCATAGTGTAAAGAACAAACCATTTTTGCCAGAGTTGaaaaccacatcattaagattATCAGCGACAACAACCTTAACAGGTTGGTCGTTGACCACTGGAATAGGATCTGACTTAACATGTGGTAATAAGGTGCCATCCTACATGAACAAAACCCAAAGTCAGGCTAAGATAAACTGCAAATAGGTTGATGGAGATTGACTTCAGGCTGATACAAGAGAACTCAAAATGAATGTGAACATGGTAAACTGCAGATAAGGGATGTGGTACAAATGGCAAGCAGGTCTCTTACTGTGTAATCTTTCAACCAAGGTAAGATTTGATCAGGCTCCACAGTTGGTTTGATAAATTTTGCAGTGGATTCTTGTATGAAGAGGAGGGGCACTTCACTTTCTTTGAGCCCAAAATACTGCAGGGTTTGCACCAGAGAGTGATAAGAACTACAAAGTCAAAACTCAAAAAGGGCAAAATAGCTCAAGTTTCTAAAGACCTGGAAAGCACCCTGTGCGTCAGTAACATCACCGATCAGAAAACTTATGTTCTTCACATCATATTGCTTTGCAGCTTCATAAAACTGACTCTTAAAGGCATCAATCCTGTCATCATCGAAGCTCAGGAAAAGCATTGCCTGTTTGACAAGATACAGAGGGCAGTTCATGAGACAATTGAAATAAAGGGTATGAATGAATGTGCTAATATGTAGAACTGCAGAAGCACACTAAAACATGATAGGTCCTAGAAGTAACAGATACCATATATTTTACAAGTACAGAGACCATCAAGACCCAAATAACATGTTAAGGGACCAAATCTGGATAGACAGGGCAAACAGTCAAGAAAGAGCCATGTTGTGTAATGCTGTCTGACATAAAAGTGGGATTGCTTTTGTGAAGAATTAACTTACTTTGGTACCATCATTCTCAAAGTATTTGAGGAGATATTTGTGGTTAGTTGGATTAGTGTCAAAGTTAACTACAGTTGGGAAACCAGAAACTTCGATAAACTTTTGTAGCGCATCTTTGTCAAAATCCTGCAAATAAGAAAAAGGGATCATGTGTTAGCAGAAGACAAAATACCATAGCCTTTTCCAAATAAATCAGCATCTGATGCACACAGGCCCTGATCATTGCACAGAGTCGTAAATTTTTAACAGTAACCACCAATGTATCAAACTTGCAGCATCAAACTATACCTGGGAATCAGCAAAGAGGTCATCGAATGGTTTAAAAAGCCGAACAACAGGCCCTTTGACAGCCTTGTCACCTTGCGGAAGAATACTGGCATCCAATGTGTGGAGGAAGTCATAGTCATTTCTCATTTTCTCTGC
Proteins encoded in this window:
- the LOC117857621 gene encoding protein disulfide isomerase-like 1-2, coding for MPTSSSTSRRSRLGLPLHQTVAAMATSLRLPFAFLAALLLLSSSTARAEEEAVLTLDAGNFSEVVAEHQFVVVEFYAPWCGHCKQLAPEYEKAASILSKHDPPIVLAKVDANDKKNKDLSGKYDVQGFPTIMILRNQGDSVQEYNGPRDADGIVEYLKKQVGPASVEIKSVEDATKLIGDKGVAIVGVFPAFGGSEYENFMAVAEKMRNDYDFLHTLDASILPQGDKAVKGPVVRLFKPFDDLFADSQDFDKDALQKFIEVSGFPTVVNFDTNPTNHKYLLKYFENDGTKAMLFLSFDDDRIDAFKSQFYEAAKQYDVKNISFLIGDVTDAQGAFQYFGLKESEVPLLFIQESTAKFIKPTVEPDQILPWLKDYTDGTLLPHVKSDPIPVVNDQPVKVVVADNLNDVVFNSGKNVLLEIYAPWCGHCQKLAPILDEVAISLQNDEDVIIAKMDATTNDIPPDFAVEGYPTMYFYSSAGNLLSYERGRTAEEIIDFIKKNKGSKPGESAVEDDAAENDAMKEQEPASESVKDEL